The sequence below is a genomic window from Chthoniobacterales bacterium.
CGGTGCCCTCGAGCGTGAAGGCGACTTCGACGTACGGGTGACTGTGCAACGGCGGACCTTTCCCCGGATCAGCGTTCACAATGTAGGCGGAGAAGGGCGCGCCGTGGTTTTCGCCGATGAAGTCGTACGACATGCCGACGAAGGGGAGCTGGTCGAGGTTGAGAAAGCTCACGGGAAGTAAGAAGTAAGAAGGAAGAAGGAAGAAAGTTGAGAGGGCGGTCTTACTTCTTGAGATCGGCGAGGGCCTTTTCGTAAATGGGGAGATTTGGTTTTTGGACCTCGGGGACGCTCTTTAGGGCGATCTCCCAGTTCTTGATGGCGTTCGGTTTGTCGCCCAGCGCGGTGTAGCCGCGAGCGAGGCCGACGTAGGTGTAGAATTTTTCGTCGGGATGCTGGGCGGCGTTGAACTTGAATACCTCCATCGCTTTTTCTTTGCGGCCGCCCCGAAGAATCCTCATTGCCGCCTGATGCACCGTGATCACGTCGGGGTTTGGCAGATGAAGGGCTTTGTCCAGGGTCGCATCGGCTTCGGATTCGCGGCCCATTGCCGTCAGGACGGCGACCTTAGTCTGGAGCGTTGAAAAATCTTCGCGGCCGCCTCCCTCGCCGCGGAACGGTTCCTTAATCGCTTTGTCGGCCCAGACAAGCGCTTCCTCGAGGTTCACTTTGTGATCCGCGCAAAATTGAGCGGCGGCCTGCCAGCTGCGGTAATTGAACCCCGGCCAGGAATTGAGTTGTTCCCGCATTTTGGCGACGTAGAGCTCGTTTACGTTGGGCACATCGATCTTGAAAGAGACGCGCTTGTTTTCCCATTGCAGGAACGCTGTCGCGGAGTCGGGCAGGCGATCGTCGAAACCGAACGTCATGAATTCGGTGAACGGCGCATCTTTGGGATCGGCGGGCACGCGGAGCACATCATTCGCCGGATCGTATTGATAGGCGCCCCAGCCGATGGTCTTGGAGAAGATCCAGGTCCACGGTCCGGTTTTCTCGAGGGCGAGGAACAACCCGTAGGTGCCGGCTTTCAAATCTTTCCCGCCGATCTTCACGTCGTGCGACAAGGTGATCGTCGTCGTTTCGTTGGCGCCGGTCCGCCAGGGTTGGGCTTTGCTCGGGCCGAAGCCGTCGTCGAAAAACCCGTACGGGATCAATTCGCCCCAGATATGGCCGGTCCGCTCCTGCTTGTTGAAGTGAACGCGCGGGCTGTGGTAAGTGATGGATACCTCCACCAGGCCGATCCATTGCGAGACTTTCGCCTTTTGGTTGTCGCTGTTCGGCGGTTGGGCGAGGTCCGATAGCTCCTGGCCCCAAACGGGGAGCGAAGTGGATAACAAAAGGGCGCACGAAAACAGAATCCGTTTCATGGGGTGAGTTTAGGCTGTGTGGCTCTGGCAGCGCGAGAATGAATTGAATGGCGTCTCAGTGCGCCAGCCCTCTTCTGTAGCAGCGTCCCTGTGGGACGCTCGCGCGGAATCCTGGGAGATGCCGCACCCAGCGCCTGAAAGGCGCGCAGGAATTAAGCCGGGAGTGAAGCGGAGCGGAACTCCCGGGTATGGTGCGCAACGATAGCGAGCCCCTGAAAGGGGCGACGGTGCGTCGTCCGCCACCCCTTGTCAGGGGTTGGAGAAATTGGCATCGAATCGGTTCCCGGAGTTTCGCTGCCGCTTCACTCCGGGCTCTAATCCGACGCCCCTCCGGGGCTATCGGGACGCGCGGCGTTTCCTCTGACGTCGCCCGCAGGACGACGGCTACAGAAGCAGCGATCAGAGATCGCGGGCCTGGAAGGTATCGCCCTGGTTCAGGTCGCCGGTTTCGTAGCCTTTCCGAAACCAGCGGACGCGTTGCGCGGAAGTGCCGTGGGTAAATGAATCAGGGACGACGTAGCCGCGGGACTGGCGTTGCAGATTATCGTCGCCCACCGCACTGGCGGCCTTGATCGCTTCGTCGAGGTCGCCAGCTTCGACGATGTGTTTGACCCGATCGGCATAATGCGCCCACACGCCAGCGAAGAAGTCGGCCTGAAGCTCAAGCCGAACGGAGAGCTTGTTATATTCCGCTTCACTGACCCGGCCGCGCGCGGCTTGCACGCGATCGGAGATGCCGAGGAGATTCTGCACGTGATGCCCAACCTCGTGCGCGATCACATACGCTTGCGCGAAATCGCCCGGGGCGCCGAAGCGGTCCCGCAGTTCGCGATAGAAACTGAGGTCGATATAAACGCGCCGGTCTTCCGGACAGTAAAACGGCCCGGTGGCACCGCTGGCGAATCCACAACCTGAACGAGTCTGGTTCGAGAAGAGGACGAGCTTCGGGTCTTCGTACTGCCGACCCATTTTGGCGAAGATGGCCCGCCAGGCATCCTCGGTATCGGCCAGGACGACGGCGACGAATTTCGAGGCTTCGTCTTTGGGCGCGTTGCTATCGACCGAGCGCGGTTGGGTCGAAGCCGATTGCTGCTGCGAATTGATGAGCGCCTGCGGATCGCCCCCGAGGAGAAGATAAGCGACGACGAGAATGACTCCGCCGATTCCTCCGCCGACCGCAATCCGGCCGCCGCCGCCGCCGGATCCGCGTTGGTCTTCAACATTCTCGCTTTCCCTTTGGTCCCGCCAGAGCATCGCCCTTCAGAGTGGCCCGACTCATTTGGATTTACAAGGAGCGTTGCGTAGACTCCGGGTGATGACGCGCACGGAAGAGGAGGACGAACGGTTCTATCGCGATACGGAAGCGATCGCGTTTCCGAAGCTGACGGACGAACAGCTCGCGCTTTTGGAACCGCTGGGAACGCGGCGCAACCTGAAGCGTGGCGACATTGTGCTGAAAGCCGGCCAGCGGGAATTCCCACTCACTGTGGTGTTGGAAGGCGAGCTCGAGGCCTTCGAAACGCGTGACGGCGAGGAGCAAATCCTGGCGACTGCGGGTCCGCGCGATTTCCTGGGCGATGTCTCAATGCTTCAGGGAACCTCAGCGCTGGCGAGCGCGCGGGTGAAATCGGAGGACGCAGAAGTGCTGCAAGTCCCGGCCCAAAAACTCCGGCGCGCCCTGGCGGAAATGCCGAAGATCGGTGAGCCGATCGTGAATGCGCTGATCATGCGACGGGTCCGGTTGAAGCGGGACAAGGAGTTTGCCGGGCTGCGGATTCTCGCGGAGCCAGACTCGCGCGCAGGCCGGCAGTTGGACGATTTCCTCGACAAGAACCACATTCCTCACCGCCTGATCGATGTGAAGAGCGAGCAGGGCGCAACCCTGGCGAGCCGTTTGCATTTGTCCGATCGAGATCTGCCGGCGCTCATTACGCCGCGCGGAATGCCTCTGCGCCGGCCTTCCCTCCGCGAAGTGGCGCGGGAGGTCGGTTTGCTTCAGTCGCATGTCGACGAAAACCAAGACGAGATTGCCTGCGACCTGGTGATAATTGGCGCCGGGCCGGCCGGCTTAGCGGCGGCGGTCTATGCGACCTCGGAAGGATTGGATACAGTGGTCTTGGAGAGTTACGCGCCCGGCGGCCAGGCCGGTTCCTCTTCGTTGATCGAAAACTTTTTCGGTTTTCCCACCGGCATCAGCGGCGGCGACCTGACTTGGCGCGCGCAGCTTCAGGCCTACCGTTTTGGAGCAAAATTTTCCACACCCGCGCAAGCCTTGTCTCTAAAATATACTCCGCACGCTGAATACCGCGCCCACTTTCAGGTGGAAGGTTGTTCCGCCACGCTCTGCGCTAAGGCGGCGGTGATCGCGACCGGCGCAAACTACAATCGGCTCGAAGCCGAGGGGTGCCATCGGTTCGAGAATGTTGGGGTTTATTATGCGGCCACTGCATTCGAGGGCAGGCTCTGCCGGGGCGCGACCGTGATTGTGGTGGGCGGCGGAAATTCGGCAGGCCAGGCGGCGATGTTTTTGTCCGAAGGCGCGGCGAAAGTGTTGCTGGTCATTCGCGGCCACGATCTTTCCCAAAGCATGTCGGATTACCTGTCGCGGCGCGTTCTGGCTCGGGAAAACATTGAGCTCCTTCCCTGCACCACGATTCGGCGGATGACAGGCAACTCCGTGCTGGAGGCGGTGGAGTTGGAAAACACAAAGACAGGCGAACGCCGTTTGGTTGAAACGCCCGCGGTCTTTTCCATGATCGGGGCAACCCCCTGCACCGAATGGTTGCCCCCCGAGATCTTGCGCGACAAGAAGGGCTTCATCCAAACGGGCGCGCTGGTGGCCGCCGCGCCGGAGTGGGCGGGCCTGGCACGTTCGCCGGCGGCGCTGGAGACGAGCCTGCCAGGGATCTTTGCCGTAGGCGATGTTCGTTCGGGCTCGGTGAAACGTTGCGCGGCCGCGGTGGGCGAAGGGAGCATGGCCATCGCCGGAGTTCACGAATCATTGAAGGAGAAATCATGAACGCCGGCACGTGCCCGCACATCGATGCCGTTGTTGAGGTCAAGCTCCCCGACGTTCTCGAGTGCAACGAGTGCGTAAGAATCGGGGCGCAGTGGGTGCACTTGCGGAGCTGCCAGACCTGCGGAGTCACGCTCTGCTGCGACGATTCGCCGAACAAGCACGCCACGAAACACGCGCGAGCCAGCGGTCATCCCGTGATTGCATCCGCCCAGCCGGGGGAGCGCTGGCTATATTGTTATGCCCACGACGCATTTACCGAATATTGAAACAGGAAAAAAGATTGCCCCTTGCCGAATAAATTTCGAGGCCATACGGTCAAAGGAAGTATGAAAAAGAAGATCTTAATTCTCCTGGCAGCTGTGGCGGCACTCAGTGCGCCGCTGATTCAGGAGACTCGTGCGCTCGATTTCACCGTCAGTGTGGGTGATCGGCCCTATTATCATGGGGGCGGTTACTGGCACCAGGGGTATTACTGGGTCTGGGTTCCGGGGCACTACAGCCATCGCTGGGGCCGCTGGGTTCCTGGACATTATAGTCGGCGAGGCGGATACAATTCCCACTACGCTCGGACACATTATCGCCATCATCGGGTCTGGGTTTCAGACTCCAATTGGCGGTAACAGGATAGAATAATCTAGCGACTGGGCTCGCAGGCGTAATGCCTGCGGGCCCTCGTCGTTTGGAGGGACGAGGGACAAGGGGCGAGGGTGGGCGAGGACGCGGACGAGGCGGTCTCGTTATCCGATCTCCTCGAACTCGCCGCGCTCGCGATTTTTCCGGACGCGTTCCCACCCAAAACATTTGCCGTTCATCGCCAGGTAAACTCCCGCGGGCAACACCTGCGCGAACGAAAGAGCGCTGCCGAGATTGAACAGCCCATCGGAACTTCCGAAAGCGTAAGGGATAATCGCCCCCGTCAGGACAACGGTTTTCCCGGTGACCGCGCGAGCCACCGCGGCGGCGGTCTCCGTCATGGTGTCGGTGCCGTGCGTGATGACGATGCGGTCCTCTTCGGACTGGAGGCAATTTTGGACGATGAGCGCGCGATCGGCGTCGGTCATTTCCAGGCTGTCGATCATCATCACGGTGCGGATGGTGACGTCGACGCGGGAACGCCCCAGCCGGAGCATCTCGGCGACGTGCGTATCCTGGAAGAAAAGCTCGCCGTTGCGCTCGTTGTATTTCTTATCAAACGTGCCGCCGGTAACGAGAATTCGGATCGTCATGGGACTGATGGTTCGCGAAGCAAGCCGAAGCTAGCGTTGCGGCGGGCGCACCGCAATCCTGCGGCGATTGACCTTCACCCAAACCGGCCCTAGGTGACCTCATGACGACATCGAAGCCCAACACGTTCGTTCATCCGTATTTGTTCTTTGGCGGCCGCTGTGACGAAGCGATCGAATTCTATCGCGCCACGCTCGGGGCCGAAGTGGTGATGCTTTCGCGGTTCAAGGAGAGCCCGGAACCGCAGCCGGGTCTGCCTGAATGTTTCGGAGACAAAGTGATGCACGCCAGCATCCGCATCGGCGATACGATGTTGATGGCCTCCGACGGCCGCTGCGAAGGCGAGGCGAATTTCGAAGGGTTTTCGCTCTCCGTGACCGTGCCCGATGAAGCCGAGGCGACGCGCGTTTTCACCGCCCTCAGTGAAGGCGGGCTGGTGACGATGCCGCTCGCGAAGACTTTCTGGGCCGATAAGTTCGGGGTCTTGCAGGACCGGTTCGGAGTGGGCTGGATGGTTTCCGTGATGCACAAGCCGGAAGCAAAATAAGCCGGCAGTCGATTTTTGATTCGGCTACGGGGCGGGGAAAACGCCCGGATTGTTCAAGGCGTGGAACGTCATCAGGCGTTTCGCGAGGCCGGCGGGAATCGGCCCGCTCAGTTGATTGTGGTCCACTCGCAATACCTGGAGGGCTGTCGCGTCGGCGAAACTCATCGTCCCGGAAAGCGATGCTGGACGGCGTTGGCAGACTCCGTTATTTGAAATTGCCGAGCAAGGACGTCGACGTGATGCAAACCTCCTCAACGCCGGCGACAGGGAAGGAAGGCGCCGCTCCACTAGCGACCGACGAGTCGCCGGTTTCGCGCTGCCCATTTTCACCGCGTGTTCCCGGGCTGCCGCTGCTCGGCAATACGCGTGACTTCCTGAGAGACACGACCGGGTTCCTGGTCTCATCCTATCGCGAGCACGGACCGATTTTCCGGATCCGAATGCTCTGGCTGAAGTTCACCGTGATCCTCGGCTTCGAAGCGAAGGAGTTCATGACGACGGGGGGCGAGCGTCACCTGACCCGTCACCCCATTTTTGATCCGGTCGGCGAGCAATTGGGCAGCGCGGATTTCGCCCTGGCCCTCTCCGGAGAGAAGCATCTTCATCTGCGCCGGCTCCTTCAGCTTGCCTATTCACGTGAAGTTGCGAGCCCCTATTTGCCGCAGCTCGTTCAGGCTGTCCGGGAAACTCTGCGGGAATGGCCGGCCGGTAGCGTCCAGGAAGTGTTCGAAGGCGTGCAGTTGCTGGCGTTCCAGCAGTATTGCCAGGTGATGGGAAATGTTTCGTTTCGCGAGCATTATCGCGATTGCCGGGTCGTGACCGACATGAACATGGAAGTCGGCGGCCGGGTCCTGCCGTTGTGGATGTTTCGCTGGCCGCCCTATCGCGCCGCCCGCCGGCGGGTCTTGAAACTGACGAGCGATCTGGTGGCACGTCATCGCCGGGACGGTCGCTCTCTGGATCGGCCACCCGACATCATCGACACCCTGATCTCTCTCAAGTTTCCGGATGGCCGCCCGATGAGCGATGACGAAGTGGTCTGCTACGCGCTCTATGGATTCGCGGGGAGCAGCAGTTACATGGGGCGCCTCGTGGCGTTCATGCTCTACGAGATCTTCAAGCATCCTGATCTCCAGGCGCGGCTGATCGAGGAGGTCGACGTGGCGTTTGCCTCGGGCCTTCAGGACGCTTCCGATATCCATGAGATGCGGCTTCTGCGCGCTGTCTTTCATGAAACCCTGCGCTTTCATCCGGTTTCGCAGGGAATGCCGTATGTGGCGAAAGAGAGTTTCCGGTTCAACGGGAACCGCGTCGAGAAAGGGGACATGGTTGTGCTCTCGCAGCTGCCGATGCTCTTCGACGAAAACGCGTTCCCCGATCCGGGCCGATTCGATCCGTCGCGTTGTCTGGAGGCGAGGAACGAGCATCGTAAGGGGGGCGCGTTCAATCCCTTTGGAATGCATCATCGGACCTGCGCCGCGATGGGCCTGGTCGAAATGATGGCCATCACCATGGTGGCCACCTTGCTCCATGAACGGACCCTGGAGATGGCGCCGCCCGGTTATCGGCTCCGGATGACGGTCAAGCCGTTGCCCGCGCCAGATCGCCATTTCAAAATGCGAGTTCGCCCCCGCGAACAAGCGCTCGTTAGGCCGGGTGCCGCCCTTCCGCTGCGCGAAGAAGTTTTCCTCGCCACCTTCGACGGGGCGGACAACGTCGATGTGATCGAGGCTTTCCGGCAGGGTGAATACATCAGCTTCGAGCCCGGAACCGAAATCATCCGTCAGGGGGATGAAGCCGACGCGTTCTATATTCTGCTCGAGGGCCGGGTGGAAGTATTCCGCACGAATGCGGGCGGCACCGAGGTGGCGTTCGTGGCGATTCTTCTTCCGGGCGATTACTTCGGTGAGATCGGCCTGCTCACGAACGCGCCCCGAAATGCCACGGTGCGCGTCCTGCCGGGATCACCAGCTCGCGTCCTGAAGCTGGGCGCGGAGGCGTTCCGGCAAGTGGTGGCGGAATCCGACATGGTGAGCAGTGAGATAGCTCGCGTCGCCCGGAAACGCGTGGCCCAGGAATTCTTGCTAGGGTCGGTGGTGGGCATGAATGAATCGGAAATTCAGAGCCGATTTCCGGAGTTCAAGCGCGAGAGGTTTGCTCCCGGAGAAGTGGTCCTGCGGGAAGGCGATTTACCGGACCGCTTCTACCTTCTCGTTCGGGGAACAGTCAGTGTCTCTCAACGCGACAAGGCGGGACGCGACCAGCAGGTCGCGACGTTGCGTCCCGGAGATTATTTTGGGGAAGCGGGCCTGATTCACAATGCTCCCCGCAACGCCACTGTGACCGCTTCGAGTGACGGCGAGACCGTCGCTTATTCCTGCGATCGGAGCGCTTT
It includes:
- a CDS encoding DUF2911 domain-containing protein; amino-acid sequence: MKRILFSCALLLSTSLPVWGQELSDLAQPPNSDNQKAKVSQWIGLVEVSITYHSPRVHFNKQERTGHIWGELIPYGFFDDGFGPSKAQPWRTGANETTTITLSHDVKIGGKDLKAGTYGLFLALEKTGPWTWIFSKTIGWGAYQYDPANDVLRVPADPKDAPFTEFMTFGFDDRLPDSATAFLQWENKRVSFKIDVPNVNELYVAKMREQLNSWPGFNYRSWQAAAQFCADHKVNLEEALVWADKAIKEPFRGEGGGREDFSTLQTKVAVLTAMGRESEADATLDKALHLPNPDVITVHQAAMRILRGGRKEKAMEVFKFNAAQHPDEKFYTYVGLARGYTALGDKPNAIKNWEIALKSVPEVQKPNLPIYEKALADLKK
- a CDS encoding neutral zinc metallopeptidase produces the protein MLWRDQRESENVEDQRGSGGGGGRIAVGGGIGGVILVVAYLLLGGDPQALINSQQQSASTQPRSVDSNAPKDEASKFVAVVLADTEDAWRAIFAKMGRQYEDPKLVLFSNQTRSGCGFASGATGPFYCPEDRRVYIDLSFYRELRDRFGAPGDFAQAYVIAHEVGHHVQNLLGISDRVQAARGRVSEAEYNKLSVRLELQADFFAGVWAHYADRVKHIVEAGDLDEAIKAASAVGDDNLQRQSRGYVVPDSFTHGTSAQRVRWFRKGYETGDLNQGDTFQARDL
- a CDS encoding FAD-dependent oxidoreductase, giving the protein MTRTEEEDERFYRDTEAIAFPKLTDEQLALLEPLGTRRNLKRGDIVLKAGQREFPLTVVLEGELEAFETRDGEEQILATAGPRDFLGDVSMLQGTSALASARVKSEDAEVLQVPAQKLRRALAEMPKIGEPIVNALIMRRVRLKRDKEFAGLRILAEPDSRAGRQLDDFLDKNHIPHRLIDVKSEQGATLASRLHLSDRDLPALITPRGMPLRRPSLREVAREVGLLQSHVDENQDEIACDLVIIGAGPAGLAAAVYATSEGLDTVVLESYAPGGQAGSSSLIENFFGFPTGISGGDLTWRAQLQAYRFGAKFSTPAQALSLKYTPHAEYRAHFQVEGCSATLCAKAAVIATGANYNRLEAEGCHRFENVGVYYAATAFEGRLCRGATVIVVGGGNSAGQAAMFLSEGAAKVLLVIRGHDLSQSMSDYLSRRVLARENIELLPCTTIRRMTGNSVLEAVELENTKTGERRLVETPAVFSMIGATPCTEWLPPEILRDKKGFIQTGALVAAAPEWAGLARSPAALETSLPGIFAVGDVRSGSVKRCAAAVGEGSMAIAGVHESLKEKS
- a CDS encoding UBP-type zinc finger domain-containing protein, whose amino-acid sequence is MNAGTCPHIDAVVEVKLPDVLECNECVRIGAQWVHLRSCQTCGVTLCCDDSPNKHATKHARASGHPVIASAQPGERWLYCYAHDAFTEY
- a CDS encoding asparaginase domain-containing protein; the encoded protein is MTIRILVTGGTFDKKYNERNGELFFQDTHVAEMLRLGRSRVDVTIRTVMMIDSLEMTDADRALIVQNCLQSEEDRIVITHGTDTMTETAAAVARAVTGKTVVLTGAIIPYAFGSSDGLFNLGSALSFAQVLPAGVYLAMNGKCFGWERVRKNRERGEFEEIG
- a CDS encoding VOC family protein, coding for MTTSKPNTFVHPYLFFGGRCDEAIEFYRATLGAEVVMLSRFKESPEPQPGLPECFGDKVMHASIRIGDTMLMASDGRCEGEANFEGFSLSVTVPDEAEATRVFTALSEGGLVTMPLAKTFWADKFGVLQDRFGVGWMVSVMHKPEAK
- a CDS encoding cytochrome P450; its protein translation is MLDGVGRLRYLKLPSKDVDVMQTSSTPATGKEGAAPLATDESPVSRCPFSPRVPGLPLLGNTRDFLRDTTGFLVSSYREHGPIFRIRMLWLKFTVILGFEAKEFMTTGGERHLTRHPIFDPVGEQLGSADFALALSGEKHLHLRRLLQLAYSREVASPYLPQLVQAVRETLREWPAGSVQEVFEGVQLLAFQQYCQVMGNVSFREHYRDCRVVTDMNMEVGGRVLPLWMFRWPPYRAARRRVLKLTSDLVARHRRDGRSLDRPPDIIDTLISLKFPDGRPMSDDEVVCYALYGFAGSSSYMGRLVAFMLYEIFKHPDLQARLIEEVDVAFASGLQDASDIHEMRLLRAVFHETLRFHPVSQGMPYVAKESFRFNGNRVEKGDMVVLSQLPMLFDENAFPDPGRFDPSRCLEARNEHRKGGAFNPFGMHHRTCAAMGLVEMMAITMVATLLHERTLEMAPPGYRLRMTVKPLPAPDRHFKMRVRPREQALVRPGAALPLREEVFLATFDGADNVDVIEAFRQGEYISFEPGTEIIRQGDEADAFYILLEGRVEVFRTNAGGTEVAFVAILLPGDYFGEIGLLTNAPRNATVRVLPGSPARVLKLGAEAFRQVVAESDMVSSEIARVARKRVAQEFLLGSVVGMNESEIQSRFPEFKRERFAPGEVVLREGDLPDRFYLLVRGTVSVSQRDKAGRDQQVATLRPGDYFGEAGLIHNAPRNATVTASSDGETVAYSCDRSAFDLLVREAGGPAGDLALALSGRLRDPVA